A genomic stretch from Procambarus clarkii isolate CNS0578487 chromosome 14, FALCON_Pclarkii_2.0, whole genome shotgun sequence includes:
- the LOC123771405 gene encoding techylectin-5A: protein MIPCIGHFTPPRTMFRWMLAWVLTKAVLVIAQSVPNSQHAGCPVVPSLLQAAGFSPSCVATALATCTGQEEAQFISLIKETMSAVRTAIEDNTTNRKRPRHCRDLLAAGDTGAGIRQVYPFLKHPDASVTVYCDQTVDGGGWTVFQRRRNITEREDFYRTWVEYQLGFGHLEGEFWLGLDLLHELTSVTLQELRIDLKNYEGEQRWAKYGRFNIGSLHTHYRISVGRYTGDAGDGLGGARHDGYPFSTHDADHDSDGTNCASSYRGAWWYDKCHISNLNGYQYVGKHDSYADGINWQPWKGYHYSLRETTMMFRPAF, encoded by the exons ATGATACCTTGCATTGGACATTTTACACCTCCGAGAACGATGTTTAGGTGGATGTTGGCGTGGGTGCTGACGAAGGCGGTGCTGGTGATAGCACAATCTGTACCCAACAGCCAGCATGCTGGGTGTCCGGTGGTGCCGTCCCTGCTGCAGGCTGCAGGCTTCAGCCCCTCCTGTGTAGCCACCGCCCTCGCCACCTGCACCGGCCAGGAAGAAGCCCAATTCATATCATTAATAAAG GAGACGATGTCAGCTGTGAGGACAGCAATAGAAGACAACACCACTAACAGGAAACGTCCGCGACACTGCCGAGACCTTCTGGCCGCTGGCGACACCGGGGCCGGCATCCGGCAGGTGTACCCGTTCCTCAAGCACCCGGATGCCTCCGTCACCGTTTACTGTGACCAAACTGTCGACGGCGGCGGCTGGACCGTATTTCAGAGACGACGCAACATTACTGAACGGGAAGACTTCTACCGTACATGGGTCGAGTATCAGCTTGGATTTGGTCATCTAGAGGGCGAGTTCTGGCTGGGTCTCGACCTTCTCCACGAACTCACTTCTGTCACCCTTCAGGAACTGAGGATTGACCTTAAGAATTACGAGGGAGAACAACGATGGGCAAAGTACGGACGCTTCAACATAGGGTCTCTCCACACACATTATCGCATCAGCGTCGGAAG ATACACGGGCGACGCAGGAGACGGGCTGGGAGGCGCCAGGCACGACGGGTACCCCTTCTCCACCCACGACGCTGAccatgatagtgatggtacaaacTGTGCTAGCTC GTACCGTGGCGCCTGGTGGTATGACAAATGTCACATCTCCAATCTGAACGGCTACCAGTATGTTGGTAAACACGACAGCTACGCGGACGGTATCAACTGGCAGCCGTGGAAGGGCTACCATTACTCTCTCCGGGAGACTACCATGATGTTCAGACCCGCCTTCTGA